The DNA window TAGAGGCATGATGGTCTTTGATGAAAGcactaaaactagggtttgagaaGGTGAAGTTAGGCTTAATTTTGTTTATCAGAGTGGGGTCGAAGATTTTCCTAATTGGTAGAAGGCCAACAATTGATGCTATATCAAATAACgtggggtaaccattccacatggtagATGAAACATTGGTCTAAGATTCCCATAAGCAAATAGAAGTGACCAACATGTGAGAATTATGCTTAGGACCTGCTCTTGAGATACCTTTGTCCTTCCATACTCTTTCCTTCTTTTGTTAAACCCTATCCAACCAATTGATATAAGAAGCATTgttgattgaagaagatgaacgaAATACACAGTTTTCATGAAACTAAAATTAAAAGATTCATCCTCAAACACTAGGGGTTTTCATGATGAGTTACAAGGAAAAAAGCTCTCTAAGTTCGATTGTTTTTTATTTGGTCTGGGTAGAGGACCCATGAAAGTGTGACCAGTACTTGCAACGGAGTAAGGGATTAGTACCTTGGAAAACCAGATAGCATATTTCACTTCTTTCATTGGGGGTTCAAGGTAGTAAGTGCGACCATCTCTGACTCTTGAGTTTGGCAGCAGAAGGAACATGTGGTTGACGTTTAGTGGGAGAACCGGAAGCCATTGTTTGCTTGAGAAATTCAGAGTGAAAAAACTTGTTGAAGAAGCAAGAACGAAAGTTGCAGAAAAGGGTGAAGGATTTATAAGGATCTGGAGAAGAGGAATGTagcaaaaaggaaaaagaaatgagGAAGGAGCATACATATAGCCAGAAGGTGAAAAATTTTCAATTTCCCTCTAAAGTTGGACAATTGGCATCTCAAAATGGACAGTTGGCATTTAATTTTATgggaaaatattaaattaaataatttcttcTAATGTGATTTAATTTCACGGCCCATAATTGTCCTAATAAATCAGAATATGATGACAATCTGCATGCACTTCCTTGACTCGACGGTTTGGTGAAAAGCAGTAATGATGATTATGATGTGTACAACTATCTTGAACAGTATCGAGCAGTTACAAAAAAAATGCCACCCTTCTTCCATCGCATACATATGATCGAAAGTGACATTATAGGGGGAATTTGTTAGCCTGAAAAATTTAGCCGAAGAATTCAACGAATAATGGTAACGGCCATGTATCGGTATACTAACTATGTCGACTACGATGGTTCCACCTAGTTATCAGAGGATTTGGTACATAGTGCATTTCAACACCCATAAAGCCTGTTTTGGAGGAGACTTTGGAACAGATCCACAAGATTAGGATCACTCTCTTTTTAAAACATGTCTAGAATATCGAAAAAGGCTTGCACAAATTAGTTCTTCAACAAAAGTGACGGGTTCGACACGTTCGTCATATGTTGGGGACTTAGTGTGTTTTTAGTCTATAATCCATCAAAACTAGGGATGTTTCGACAAAGACTTTCGACTAAGGAAGTTAGGGGCTTCAAAGGCAGTTACCAACGTGATGAGTGGTTTGCAACATTTTTAAACATTGAAGACGCGTGGAAGTTAACTAGAAGACTGAATCCCACATTAGGGGATTCTGTGGAAATAACGATTGTTGACAGTAAACATTGTATTAGTATATTAGTTGATCTCATTGTTGATATCAAAGTCACAAATTTATTTCTTCTCTATAGAACTAAAGTATCCAAGTCACAGAGAGAAACAATTTGTGAGAAAATGTACGAGTCAACATCCTCTCTCTTACTTCTTTAAGTCTTTTTAATCGCAACATTTACTTTAATGATATTTATTACGCTTTTTATCTATTTTCTTCTTCCAAAGAAATTATGTATTGTTTCAATTAGATTTTATGTTTAGTTTGTCAATATTTAATCATTTAAGTTCCAATCACAAACATTTTTCGTTGTGCTTTTCTTCACAAATTGTCCTTatgatttttttagtttaatctATTTAGGGAATTAAAACTTGTGATTTGATTTACTAAAAACTATCAGTAAATTGGTGGATGTAATTGATGTAGGAAGGCTCGCTACGCGTATCGGATAAGAAGTCACACGTCCGAAAAGTTTGGCAGGAATTGTGCAAGTTTGATGTATGATATCAGAATGACTATTATAATACCTTTTCAGATATGAAATCGGCTCATGAGTTCAACTCTTTACTTTGCAGTAATATATGGGTCTTTTAAGCCATTCATGTTTGTTTCAGACCCAAAtacaacattttaatattttccgcaattttctactttatttttgttttagattAAAAGTCCATTAaggttttttttggttttatttatgTTTTGCACTAAAAGCTCATTAGAGTTTCTTTTTATGTATTTAAACACCTTTGGGTGTGGCCGTCAAGATTATATTTGATCATAATAAAATTCAAgtattttaacttttggtggattCCAAAACTTTATGTGACATGTTTGTCGCTTGCAAACTTGTGTTTTCTTTCTAGTCTTAACGCTTGCTAATCCTTTGTGAACATACAAAATGTGTCATCTAGGttctaatttataaaaatacatgttataaccaaaaataagtaaaatttaaaaatacatgGAATTTCGCATCGGTTAAAATTCCCAATTGTGTGAAAAGTGGTCTCTTAATCCCTCTCCTCTCAGTTAACACTCCCAACCAAGAAGAAAACCGAAGGATTTCACATCGTTTCAGAATCTCAACCGATGTAAAACACAGGGGATTTTCCCTAGGTTATCCTCACAATCTAGGACAGAAGTGGCACACTTTATAATTTTTTGCCTCGGACAGTGGCTCGAGGGTAAAAATGACACACTCATTGTTACCTAGTACTACCAACCAAGATAAGATCTCTTTCCAAACCGAAGTAAAAGTCCTATTTTATAATAGTGAATGCCTCGCATCCTCATCTAAATGTCTCACATTTTTCCTCAaactcaaatttaaaatataatcgaATTTTGGGAAAATTTGATTTTCAGAGTTTTAGTCATTGgcgaaattttgaattttttttttttttacttttcttgAGTCATTCTTCTAGATCCTAATAGTTgacaccaaaaatgaataaaacaaatttCAAGGAATACTCATTTCCAAATTAACATTTTCCCCTCGTACTTATGTTAGAATGGCCACAAGAACAAGACAAATATGTTAAAATTACGCCAATTGTACAAAGCTTAACTTGATTGCATACACAACACAAGGTCATATCTACCTGGCTTCTTATTCAAAACCAAAATTTCATTGTTTTCATATATGTTATGTGTAAACCATTTGGCTTCTTCAAATTAATTTGATTTCCTTATTAATTAACTTTCTTTATCTGGCCATGGCCTgcctttctattttcaatttttttttttatgtctaacCCTAGTTTCCTTCCCCCTATATATATTTGTTCATCTTGGTCATATATCTCATAGCATTATAGCATTAATATTCAGTACCAATTTTCTAAATTAGAACTATGACCATCAATAACTCATCAAGAACTAAAATCCTTTTCATCACTATCTTTTCCTTCCTAGTTTTGTCTCAAGATGTAAACTCATCTTCATTCACAATCTCTGAATTTGAGCCATACCAAAACAACATTCAACTCGAAGGCAACGCCTTCATTTCAAATGGCTCGGTCCATCTCACCGGTCTCGTCCCAAAGAGCGCTGGTAGAGCCTCATACGCCGGACCAGTGCATCTTTGGAACGCAGATAACGGTCACCTAGCAGCTTTCACTTCAGTGTTCTCTTTCGTAGTTGCACCAAACGGTCCCGGACTTTTTGGAGACGGAATCACATTCTTCGTTGCACCGTTCAACTCCCACATCCCGAAAAACTCAAGTGGTGGATTCCTTGGACTATTCGACTCCAAAACCGCTTTGAATTCATACCAAAATCAAATTGTTGCGGTTGAATTCGATTCCTTTGGTGGGAATCCTTGGGATCCTGTTTATTCTCATATCGGCATTGATGTGAACTCTATTGCTTCTGTAACAACAGCTTCATGGAACACTAGTGTTCCGAAGGGTTTCGTTGCAATTGCTGTTGTAAGTTATGAGCCTGTGATGAAAAATTTAAGCGTTGTTGTAGCATCACCGGGAAGCTATGGTGCGAATGGAGTTTTGAGTAGTGTGTCTTTTTTGATTGATTTGAGGACTGTGTTACCTGAATGGGTTAGAGTTGGATTCTCTGGTGCCACTGGACAGTTAGTTGAATTGCACAAGATTTTTTCTTGGAGTTTTAAGTCAAGCTTCTACTAATGTGGCCATAAGAGAACAAGAACTGTGTGTTTTAATTTACAGAATAATGTTGCTCATTTCATTTGTTTGTACTCAACTATACAGTGCTTATTATTCTACCGTGTAATGCAAGGTACTGAAATGtgtgttttaattttatataatcatGTCAAGTTTTCAATAGGCCAGTTGAATCTTTTGTTCATTGAAAAATTGTTGCTAAATTCTGGATCAACTCTATGAAATTTTGATGGGTCAGGGCCTCATTTTCTGAGATATTGTCGTTAGGTGTCTGCAAATGAAGAATTATTTGATAGAGTTAAGCATATGGAGGGCATGTTAGCAAATATAATGACcttaattcaaaatattttttttggataatATGTAAATGATATTAATTAATACAAGATGCTAGACAAGTTATTAATACTTCTAGTGCTCCTAACCTAACCATTTGAAGTCCTTTAATGTAgacaataataaaaatgaaaatgatatTACTTAATTCTCACTaaaattgtaaatatttttggagtGATATTATCTATGTTCAATTGTGTTATTATTcatcttctttttttaatttcttgtaaGTGAGGATGTAAACTTGAAGATGTAAGTTATAGGTTATTAAGTGGAGACAATTTATTTTTAAGTTGGAACTGGTATACTTATTTTATGATCAcaaaactattattttattattaatataatcttCTAAATTAGGTTAGGATTGACAAAATTCAAATCGACATTTACCTACGCTTTTTGCCTGCCACTAAAATTCAAAGTTCTTGTAGTGAGTGTCAATGAAATAAACGTTCAAGATCCAAGAGACCTTAACACCACATATCCACCAAAAATCTTAAGGCATCATGTATATGAGTCATCTTTATAATAAATCATGCATTTCCATAATTTCTAGTTAATGTGAAACTTATCTACTcacaattgaataaaacaatctcCCATACAAGTGTGAGTCACCCATATTACTAGTCTTGATCCATAATACGGTCTCAATTTTGCTCCTCTCATCCGAGTCTAACCATAACTTTGATATCACTGTTAGGAAGTTCGGTGAGCACCAAGACTGTCAATGACGTAAATGTTAAGGATCCAAGAGACCTTTATTTGACATCATATATCCACCAAAAACCATAAGATATCAGGTAAATGAGTCTGCTCTCTTATAAATTCAATATTTCCACCATTTCTTATTGACGTGGGACTTAATCACCCACACTTAAATTCAACAATCTCTTCCATAAGTGTGAGTAATCTACATCATTAGCTTTGATATTAAATGATGATTAACCCTGGTATGAAATTTGAGTTGACAAGGTTCGACGGGACATGTAATTTAAAAAATGGAAAAGGAAGGTTAAGGATTTGTTGGCTTAACAAAGTTTACAAAAAGCATTGCTGAAGGGAAATTAGGATTACAATAtgcaacataaaataaaatattcttaagtTGATCTTTACGAATGATCATGATTGTTGATAGAATGATTACCTCTTAAGGCGATTAATCGTTGATGTAGAATCCAGATCCAGAGAACGATAATTTGTGTTGAACGAATAATAACACTTTTACTCAGTCCTCATAAACAAAGTGTCTTTAATCCATTGTTGTGTGAAGCTTTGTTCATGTTTGGCGTGAAGACTAACCGCTTCATTCCATTGTTCGTTGTCTGGTTGGAAGTAAAACTGTAACTTCACTTTTTCATGTATAAGGAGGTTCGTGAGTTTAACCTTCTAAAAGCTCCCAAGAGTGATTGGAAACTCTCGAGATCAATTCTTGGATATTTTTACCTGTCACCCCAACACTTAAACCTAAACCCCCTCCCCCATTTTCAATAACACCCAAAATACCTTTGTTAAAATTTTACCAAAAAAGAGCTCATGAAAAATCTGGTAGTGCAATTGAAAAATCAGGTATGAAAAGAAAAATCTAGTAGTGTATTCTATAAATTCGGTATGcatttttaccattttttttttagaaaaaacggTGGGTGAAAAAATTTATTAGATTTCTCGAGAAATCCAATAAAAACtctgttttttttaaaagtatttgaaaaattcaataaaaactcATGGATTCTCCAAAATTCGGTAAAAACTCAGAGATCCCCCAAAAAATCTAGTAAAAACTCGTGAAATCCCCCAAAAATCTGGTAACAAACTCAGTAGTTTTCTTAAAATCTGGGAAAACACATCTCATGATCGTTTAATCCTCGTCTGAAAGTCATTTACCGAAAAACCAAAAggatcaaataaacaaaaacattaTTGTCAGTATTGAGTTGTTGCACAGAACTCAAAATTTTGACAATTTGTGTTGTGTGTAAAACATTGGTAAGGTTTAATGGTTTGTGCTTCTGGGAGGTAGGTAGGGTTGTGTGTTCACAACCCTGAATTGGAATGCCTTGTCCGCTACCAACAAACATTTTCTGGTTTAAGTGACTCAAATTAGAATAAGACGGTAGACTACCTTTTGAGGCGACTATGTGGGATAAGGCATTCGTTTCCATGTACCATGTGGTGTCTGAAGGAGTGAGAGACATAGTGTGCATGACCGCTCCAATTTCAGCGGGTGCTGGTGAAGCCTTGGCAGCGTAAGCTTGAGGACGCTGGCCCATAATACCTTGTTGATGGGGAGGAGCAAAAGGCGAGTCCGCTGAGAAGTAGGATACAGGCATAGAGGCATGGTCCACAATGGTGGAGTCAAACCCCACTATTGTCTATTGGTAAGAGTGATAATGTTGTTACGATAGTTATTGGTGCCAAGAAGGAGAACTCTACGTGCTTCTACAGCGAGGACTACAATGGTTATGATGATTTCCACCCCGATTCTGATTGTTGCAAGGAAAGGAGCGGTTTCCAGAGCACCGCTTGGTGTTCTGCGACGAGTCGTCAGAAGGATGTTGCTGGATGGTAAGATAAGCGGCAGGAGACTATGTGGGTGTTATCTTATCTAAACCGGCTTCTTCAAATGTGAACAAGGAACAAGTATGATGAAATGACGTTAGCATATTGCTCTGTTGATTCAACGTGGCAACACTACAGTAGGCATCACTAAGGTCGGAGATGAGCTGAAGGGCCCAACGGTGATTGTTCACAATAGCACCGACATCCCATAATTGGTCATAAAGCATATTTAGACGATGACAATAAGCAAAGACATTTGAAAAAATTTCCATCCAAACTCTAGAGAATTCCTGCTCAAGGGTGACAACACGTACGTTCTGATTATCTTAGAAGAGGGAATTCAAACGCTCTTGGGCATCCAAAGCTGTGGAGCCAGGTTCCATGATGGTGGTTAGCAAGTCAATAGAAATAGTGGAATAGATCCATTGAAGCATGATTGCATTCAAAGTGGCCCGCTAGTCATAATTGGGATCAGTGACAGGTGGTGGAGGCTTGTTGTCTGAAGGCATAATATGATGCAAAACCCAGTGAGAGCGGGCATGAACGCGGAATAGTTATGCCCATGTGCCGTATTGATCAATTTCCATGTCAATCATTATAGGAATATTATTTCTAATGTTGGAAACAGCGAAAGCGAAATGAAATATCGGCTTGGTAGAGGATGTTGAAGGTAGTTTTGGGGTTTCCACCAACGGAGGAGGAGTCTCCATGTTGTCGTCGTCGTTGGAGGAGATGTTAATGTTGTGGGCGGATAGGACGAAAAGGACAAGTGGCCGTAGGAAATACCGGTAGGGTCGGATCGGAAGGAGCCGACGTTGGTGGAGGAGCAACAGTGGAGCTGCACATGGGCTTTGAGATCAGAAGGAGGGAAGGAGATCTGGCGGTGACGCGGTCCAAAGAATTAAGGGAGAGGACGATCGTTGAAGGGAGGGCAAGCGGTGGCAGCGGCGGTGCAGTAAAATGAGGTACTGCAGCAGCTTTTGAAAATAATTAGGTTGGGAACTTTAACACTCTTGAGACCATGTAAGAAAGTGAGAGATACTTGAATATACTATAAGTGAATAACACTACGGAGACTATATTATATATAGAGATTTAGAGCTAATTACATGCTATAGTTGATGTTGAActtatatacaaatattcttTAACAAATAAATACAGATTCTATCACTTTCATCATCCTCTATCTGAGGAAGGGTTTATCACTTTCATATTGTCTACGTCCTCAAGGGCGGGAGGGTCCTCATGCAGAGGTTTGTAATGCTGTAAAAACTTAATTGTTGAGGTATTATCCTTAAGAGATTCATCGTGCACCACCGGTTCTTCCAAGGGTTGATGTCTCCTTTGCCCATTATCCTTACTTTTCTCCAAAGTCCAAAATTTGCACTGTTGTGTAGACACCTTCTTCACATATTGAATTCAGTTTTTGGTAACCACCACTCTAGCTTTGCATTCCTCAACTGCGTGAattttcttattcaaatttttaCAAGAATTTTCATAATGATCAATTGCAACGCATGGGTGCAAAACTCTGGTAATGGTTCGTAGTTAACCGCCACATAGAAAGCGTATCCATTCCTTTCGACCGTAATCTCGTCAAATATTTGTTTAGACAAATCAATATCCACCAATACACGATTGTAGTGACCGAATGAGCGGTGCTTAGTAGCTTCATCACATATTAACGAAGTACCCACCCCTCTAGCAATTTCAAACAGAATGTGTGGCCTTTAATACTCTTGAGGAAGATTATAAAATCTCACCCATGATTGCACATGATGTATGTGGGTTGAATTCAGGTTCCCGTTTCGAAAGTCTAAGGAGCCCCGATTTCAGACAATAAGATCCCATTGACCAAGCCTTTCTCTTGTCCTCTTCTGAGCCAAAATGTAATTCAAAGAAGAAAATTCTTAGATAGACACGGACATAAGAACCCTTTCCTTAAAGGGACAATTTTCCAGGATTCAAAATCAGTCTAAATTGTATTCAACTTATGCAACAGCTCCCTTGTTGACCAAGGTTTCTCCCCTTTCCTCATAACCAAACGACCAGGAAGTTGTTTCTAAAACCCTCTAAACCTTTCTGGTACTCCTCTTGAGAGATTTTCATGCTAACAGTGTTTCCTTTCATGACAGGAATTGGAAGCTGTCAAAAACGGATCGCATCTGCAGAAACGATTTCTGCTGTAGAAAGTTGTTGCGTGCAGAAACAATTTCTGTTGTAGAAGGTTGTTGCATGCTTTCGGACTGGTGCGATTGGTGTGTTTTTCCGAAACGGGTTGTGCCATGAACTTCCATGTGCACGAGAAATTAGCCATAGATCCAAATCTCAAAACTCTAGCAGAGCTGCTTGTTGAATGACAAATTGACAAAAGGTACTTCTGGAAAATTGCCAACCTCCTTGTTGAAATCTAATCCTAATACAATTATTTAAATATGTTGATTTTCATTTGTATTACAATTTAATTTACTGTATATGTTTTTGACAAAAACTATATCAAACCCTTTATGTATATGTATAGATATTAGAAATTTATAAATGATGATTAAATGCGCGAGTCTTTAGAAATATAATagttcaaaatatattattacttcCATAACATGTTTTTATATGTGATTCtacttcattttaaattattttataaatttatttcttGACCCCCTCAAAAGCATAATACAAACTTCATTTCGTCGCAAACGTGTAACACTACACTTGTTTTCTATCCTCTGCGCACAACTGCTCTTAGCATGTAACACTAAACTTCTAATTAAGCTGAAGAGACCTCCGTCATCTCATCACTATTAGAAATACTCTGTTTTCCTGCAGATTGACCAGCGGATTTTagctaaatttccgcaggaaatacGTGTTTTCTGtggattttcctgcggttttatgtccccagctaaaaccttcgtgggtaatattttcggcgggaagttccgcaggtaaatctgcaggaaaTTATCCGCAGGTAAAACCACAGGAATTtatatccgcaggtaaatccgcagctaatatatgtcaaaattaaaaaaaattaataaaatctaatatataattgataaatTGAGACTACATCTTTCCTATGAAATAATTTAGAATCCTCTTGAATTACGGAACCTTTTCCCCATCGACTGTAATAATATTGCCAGGTTCTGCATCGGCAGAAAGATGAATTCCCCATAACCTCTGTTTGACTCCATCGTGTGTTATGAGCCTAGCTATAGTCTCTTGACCTTTTTAACAGCTGAGAAAATTAAATTGGGACTAATTAGCAGGAAAATCTTTAATACATTGTGCAAATTGGTAGTGAAAAAAGAGCACTCAACACACCCTTCTTTAGAGAAATTGAGTTCCATAGATAGGCTTCCAGGACATTGAATTCATTTGTAAGCTTCATTCCAGGAGCAGACCTTCCTGTGAAGTCAAGTTACAATCAAAATCACCGTTAATGTTTTGTCCAGTTTCATTATATAAGGCTTTCAACTtcaaaaacaaatattatatgcTTAGTGATCTTTGTAAGGAGGGAGTATGAGCACAGGTTATTCTTTGACAGAAGGCAAGTTCTCACAAGCAGTACGAAACAACCTAAGTCATCAACATCAAGTCATCCACTATTAATCCAAAATAATCATAAATTACAACAATTATAACTACATGGTAAATGCATTAAATACAATTATAACTACCGTGATGTATCTAACAGATCACACATCATCCAAACTTAAAATGCAGCTAGCCCATTAAGGGGATATCTCCCCCCACCACTTCTCTCTATACTTGATTATCCCTTTCCCCTTTATTTCCCATCTTACCCTTTTATTCCGACTGAAACCTGTTAGACCTCTTATTTGAAGTGTGTATAAAATGAAAGGGCAAAACTGATCATATCAGTTAGGGAAAATTATTGCTAGTTGAGACAGTTACTTTATGGGATAGTTAGCGCAAGGTATGGggtgttaataattaattatgtaattaCTTATGTCTATTCAGTTATGGGTGGTGTGTAACAATAAAAGGGAAAGACACTGAACTGTTCTGTGTAATACTTCTATGTAACATTTCAGAATGAAATTCTGAAAGGGAGACCCAACTCTCTAACAATTGAGAAGGGGAGAGAACCAAGGTCACCTGCATTAGAAGTACAGTATGGTGGAAATGGGAGATCGGAGCAGTTAGAAGTTGTCGGAATGAGTTCTTTGGAAAGATATTAAGCTTGgtgtttctttccaattccacCATTCTGATTATTTTCTAACTTCTCATCCCTTTCCCTTCATTCACTCTACTTTTCATTTTCATCTTTTATGTGGATCTGAATCTTTGAATAGTTAGAGTTCAGATCTGATACTCTTGATGAATATTTTCGTGTTTGAGAAAACAAGATTTGAGGAGTTAGTTTATGCTGAAAACAAACTGAATCTAAGCAAAAAATATCATAACCCCACAACTGAAAGTTGAATCCCCAAGCACACTTAGAAGCCTTGATTTCATAaactaataaaaaattcaatttggAACTTCAAATCAACTAATcaaatccaaaactcaaaacagagAAAAACACTCATAGTTGAAGAATGCAGTGTCAATTCTTGGTTCGATGTTTTTTATCTTGTTGACTGGTGCAATTTACCATATTTATGACATTTACATACTAAAGAAAGCAAAGCAAGCAATTATAGAACCACACCTTATGTTGTAATCAGCTAGTTAAATATTTTAACGCATGAGGAGTCTCACGCCGATTCGGATCGTTCTCAGTCAGTTGCTGGATCAGACCCTCAAGCCCCAATCCAAAGAAATAATTTCTCGGATTCGCGTTGCTGGAAAACCAGAACTGACAAGCCGGAATTGTAGCTACATGAGTTTGGTCACACATTGTGCAAATT is part of the Vicia villosa cultivar HV-30 ecotype Madison, WI linkage group LG2, Vvil1.0, whole genome shotgun sequence genome and encodes:
- the LOC131645929 gene encoding lectin 7-like, which codes for MTINNSSRTKILFITIFSFLVLSQDVNSSSFTISEFEPYQNNIQLEGNAFISNGSVHLTGLVPKSAGRASYAGPVHLWNADNGHLAAFTSVFSFVVAPNGPGLFGDGITFFVAPFNSHIPKNSSGGFLGLFDSKTALNSYQNQIVAVEFDSFGGNPWDPVYSHIGIDVNSIASVTTASWNTSVPKGFVAIAVVSYEPVMKNLSVVVASPGSYGANGVLSSVSFLIDLRTVLPEWVRVGFSGATGQLVELHKIFSWSFKSSFY